A window from Salvia miltiorrhiza cultivar Shanhuang (shh) chromosome 2, IMPLAD_Smil_shh, whole genome shotgun sequence encodes these proteins:
- the LOC131008389 gene encoding uncharacterized protein LOC131008389, whose protein sequence is MLTELDEWRNEAYESSRIYKERAKKFHDLSIRTKEFKPGHESRWRGPYVVHKSNWNGTYELLASNGSTFTVNGHRLKPYFKAELDHDVEVIICDVDCGIDNIHEALYLLKDLA, encoded by the exons ATGTTGACAGAgttggatgagtggaggaatgaaGCGTATGAGAGTTCCCGTATTTACAAGGAAAGGGCGAAGAAGTTTCATGATTTGAGCATTCGCACAAAGGAATTCAAGCCGGGACATGAG TCTAGATGGAGAGGTCCATATGTGGTTcacaagagcaattggaatgggacttATGAGTTGCTTGCATCGAATGGGTCCACTTTCACTGTTAATGGACATCGCCTCAAACCGTACTTCAAAGCTGAGTTGGACCACGACGTGGAAGTG ATTATATGTGATGTTGATTGTGGCATTGATAATATTCATGAGGCTTTGTATCTTTTGAAAGACTTAGCATGA